From the Plodia interpunctella isolate USDA-ARS_2022_Savannah chromosome 5, ilPloInte3.2, whole genome shotgun sequence genome, one window contains:
- the LOC128669834 gene encoding leucine-rich repeat-containing protein 57-like, translating into MGNSGLKQHYETASKTGVLQLSDHKLKEVPTEVLALSDILRNLDLSKNRISFLPEDISKFKQLKQLNLDTNKLEVLPNTLSNLKKLELLNVSNNSLSVLPQTFTNLNNLKQIYLNNNRLKEFPLELLKLHNLEVVELSNNKITEIPSGMFELFAMELNLSQNEISSLGDDLHQAPRLKILRLEENCLSLDAIQPSLLRDSKIHTINLDGNLFEAKQLASLEGYNEYTERYTAMKKKMF; encoded by the coding sequence ATGGGTAATTCAGgattaaaacaacattatgAGACTGCTTCAAAAACTGGTGTTTTACAGCTTTCCGaccataaattaaaagaagtaCCTACAGAAGTACTTGCTTTATCTGATATACTTAGAAATTTAGATCTATCTAAAAACAGAATATCTTTTTTGCCGGAGGATATATCTAAGTTTAAACAGTTGAAACAATTAAATCTAGATACCAATAAACTGGAGGTATTACCTAATACTTTAtctaatttaaagaaattagaATTGCTGAATGTTTCAAACAACTCACTGTCGGTATTGCCACAgacatttacaaatttaaataatttaaagcaaatatatttgaataacaaCAGACTCAAGGAATTTCCTTTGGAATTGTTAAAGCTTCATAATTTAGAGGTGGTGGAACTGTCTAACAACAAGATTACAGAGATACCAAGTGGCATGTTTGAGCTGTTTGCTAtggaattaaatttaagtcaAAATGAAATATCGTCACTTGGTGATGACTTACATCAGGCCCCCAGACTGAAGATCTTGAGATTAGAAGAGAATTGTTTAAGCTTAGATGCTATTCAGCCAAGCTTATTAAGAGATTCCAAAATACACACCATTAACTTAGATGGCAACCTATTTGAAGCAAAGCAACTGGCTTCTTTGGAAGGATATAATGAATACACAGAGAGATACACAgcaatgaaaaagaaaatgttttga